A stretch of Sulfitobacter sp. THAF37 DNA encodes these proteins:
- a CDS encoding FAD-binding oxidoreductase translates to MAEFIVLGAGMVGIGTALALQAQGHAVRVIDRRGPGEETSHGNAGVIQAEARVPYAMPRDWGTLIRYGLGRSNDLRLDALALPGAARALLDYYRHSAPSRLAAAVPHYAAIIGRATEDHGHLVAAAGADHLIRRTGLGEIYLSERDLDSRARDADDLAKAHGLAWRRLTGDDLRAEEPDLTDTPAGAIVWNDSWSTPDPAALVRAYAGLFENRGGTVLQATVRGVTQRPAGWCVTHDDGQLNAAHLVVALGPWSPDFLKPLGYRVPMVRKRGYHGHFDMKGGLTRPYVLAGHGVVISSMTRGLRITTGAHLARADAPPHAGQLATGAAAAGKLVALNGAVPDSRWQGVRPCLPRMLPMVGRAPRHEGLWFNFGHGHQGLTLGPTTGRVLADIVGGRQDELARALAP, encoded by the coding sequence ATGGCTGAGTTCATCGTCCTTGGCGCCGGTATGGTCGGGATCGGCACGGCGCTGGCCCTGCAGGCGCAGGGTCATGCGGTACGGGTGATCGACCGCCGTGGCCCGGGAGAAGAGACCAGCCACGGCAATGCCGGTGTCATTCAGGCAGAGGCCCGCGTGCCCTACGCCATGCCGCGCGATTGGGGGACGCTGATCCGCTATGGGCTGGGGCGCAGCAACGACCTGCGGCTGGACGCCCTTGCCCTGCCGGGTGCCGCGCGTGCCTTGCTGGACTACTACCGCCATTCCGCGCCCTCAAGGCTCGCCGCGGCGGTCCCCCATTACGCCGCGATCATCGGGCGCGCGACCGAGGATCATGGCCATCTGGTGGCCGCCGCAGGGGCGGACCATCTGATCCGGCGGACCGGCCTGGGCGAAATATATCTTTCGGAGCGGGACCTGGACAGCCGCGCGCGCGACGCCGACGACCTTGCCAAGGCGCATGGGTTGGCGTGGCGCCGCCTCACGGGTGACGACCTGCGGGCCGAAGAGCCGGACCTGACCGACACGCCCGCCGGGGCGATCGTCTGGAACGACAGCTGGAGCACGCCGGACCCCGCCGCGCTGGTGCGCGCCTATGCCGGGCTTTTCGAAAACCGGGGCGGCACGGTTCTGCAAGCGACGGTGCGCGGCGTCACGCAGAGACCGGCGGGATGGTGCGTGACCCATGACGACGGACAGCTCAATGCGGCGCATCTGGTGGTCGCGCTGGGGCCATGGTCGCCTGACTTCCTCAAACCCCTCGGCTACCGCGTGCCGATGGTCCGAAAGCGGGGGTACCACGGGCATTTCGATATGAAGGGCGGGCTGACGCGGCCCTACGTTCTGGCCGGCCACGGGGTGGTGATTTCGTCCATGACACGGGGCCTGCGCATCACCACGGGCGCGCATCTGGCCCGCGCCGATGCGCCCCCCCATGCGGGGCAGCTGGCGACCGGGGCGGCAGCGGCTGGCAAACTGGTTGCCCTGAACGGGGCCGTGCCCGACAGCCGCTGGCAGGGGGTGCGCCCCTGCCTGCCGCGCATGTTGCCGATGGTGGGACGGGCCCCCCGGCACGAGGGGCTTTGGTTCAATTTCGGGCATGGTCATCAGGGGTTGACCCTAGGGCCGACGACGGGCCGGGTGCTGGCCGACATCGTCGGCGGCAGGCAGGACGAACTGGCACGGGCGCTGGCCCCCTGA
- a CDS encoding MBL fold metallo-hydrolase, with protein MAEMRVTILGCGSSGGVPRLGGLWGDCDPSEPRNHRRRCSVLVERVTDAGTTTVLIDTSPDMRSQLLDAGVGRLDAVLYTHAHADHVHGLDDLRMIVINMRARLPVWADAPTRAALMERFGYAFIRPEGSMYPPILEMNDIEGDVTIDGPGGALTFAPFTVNHGGIDALGFRMNDVAYLPDVVSIPDAAMPHLQGLTCWIVDALRRDPHPTHSHLAQTLEWIEQLAPRRAVLTNMHNDLDYRTLAGETPAHIEPAHDGMVLTFQLA; from the coding sequence ATGGCGGAAATGCGAGTCACCATCCTGGGATGCGGGTCTTCGGGGGGCGTGCCCCGCCTGGGGGGCCTGTGGGGCGACTGCGACCCGTCAGAGCCGCGCAACCACCGCCGCCGCTGCTCGGTGCTGGTCGAACGGGTCACTGACGCGGGGACGACCACGGTGCTGATTGATACCTCGCCCGACATGCGCAGCCAGCTGCTGGATGCTGGCGTGGGACGGCTGGACGCGGTGCTTTATACCCATGCGCACGCGGACCACGTGCACGGGCTGGACGATCTGCGCATGATCGTGATCAACATGCGGGCACGGCTGCCGGTCTGGGCCGATGCCCCGACCCGCGCCGCGCTGATGGAGCGGTTCGGATACGCCTTCATCCGTCCCGAAGGGTCGATGTATCCGCCGATCCTGGAGATGAACGATATCGAAGGCGACGTGACCATCGACGGCCCGGGCGGTGCGCTGACCTTTGCCCCCTTCACGGTGAACCACGGCGGCATCGACGCGCTGGGGTTCCGGATGAACGACGTGGCCTACCTGCCCGATGTGGTCAGCATCCCCGACGCGGCGATGCCGCACCTGCAGGGGCTGACCTGCTGGATCGTGGACGCATTGCGCCGCGACCCGCACCCGACCCACAGTCACCTGGCGCAGACCTTGGAATGGATCGAACAGCTGGCCCCCCGGCGCGCCGTGCTGACAAACATGCACAACGATCTCGATTACCGCACTCTGGCCGGGGAAACCCCCGCCCACATCGAACCGGCCCATGACGGCATGGTACTGACCTTTCAGCTCGCCTGA
- a CDS encoding D-alanyl-D-alanine carboxypeptidase family protein produces the protein MIRRIAACLALILFSLPAHAFETKASAAYVYDLSTGTVLLAKNADQPLPPASMSKLMTLYMAFEALENGRLELDDELLVSADAAAYGGSTMFLQQGERVSVEDLLRGIIVLSGNDACVVLAEALSGTEARFARDMTTRAQQMGMTNSTFMNSNGWPKPGHRMSMRDLGLVATRLITDFPQFYPMFAETEFLFDENEASNRYNRNPLLSLGIGADGLKTGHTTEAGYGLVGSAKQGDRRVVFVISGLETAEARAQESEAIVNWAFRQFSERTLGEAGTRITEVPVALGAVQTVGLELKDTLTMLTPYTGSNDVTAEAIYQEPFKAPIEKGAELGELVITRDGLPEVRVPLVASDDVAPGGFMIKLAAAAQHLLARLNAGPQEAS, from the coding sequence ATGATCCGCCGCATCGCTGCCTGCCTGGCGCTGATCCTGTTCAGCCTTCCCGCTCACGCCTTCGAGACCAAGGCGAGCGCCGCCTATGTCTATGACCTGTCTACCGGGACCGTTCTGCTGGCCAAGAATGCCGACCAGCCGCTGCCGCCTGCCTCCATGTCCAAGCTGATGACGCTCTACATGGCGTTCGAGGCGCTGGAGAACGGCAGGCTGGAACTTGACGACGAGCTTCTGGTTTCCGCGGACGCGGCGGCCTACGGCGGCTCGACCATGTTCCTGCAACAGGGCGAACGTGTGTCGGTGGAGGATCTGCTGCGCGGCATCATCGTGCTGTCGGGCAATGACGCCTGCGTGGTTCTGGCAGAGGCGCTGTCGGGCACGGAGGCGCGTTTTGCCCGCGACATGACGACCCGCGCCCAGCAGATGGGCATGACCAATTCCACCTTCATGAACTCGAACGGCTGGCCCAAGCCCGGCCACCGCATGTCGATGCGCGACCTCGGGCTGGTCGCGACCCGGCTGATCACCGACTTTCCGCAGTTCTATCCGATGTTCGCCGAGACCGAGTTCCTGTTTGACGAAAACGAAGCCTCCAACCGGTATAACCGCAACCCGCTGCTGTCGCTCGGCATCGGGGCGGACGGGCTGAAGACGGGGCATACCACCGAAGCGGGCTATGGCCTTGTCGGTTCGGCCAAGCAAGGCGACCGCCGGGTGGTCTTTGTGATCTCGGGTCTTGAGACGGCAGAGGCCCGCGCGCAGGAATCCGAGGCGATCGTCAACTGGGCCTTCCGCCAGTTTTCCGAACGCACGCTGGGCGAGGCCGGGACCCGGATCACCGAGGTGCCCGTGGCCCTGGGGGCCGTGCAGACCGTGGGGCTGGAGCTTAAGGACACGCTGACCATGCTGACGCCCTATACCGGCAGCAACGATGTCACGGCCGAAGCGATCTATCAGGAACCCTTCAAGGCGCCAATTGAAAAGGGCGCCGAGTTGGGTGAACTGGTCATCACCCGCGACGGGCTGCCCGAAGTCCGCGTGCCGCTGGTGGCCTCCGACGATGTCGCCCCCGGCGGTTTCATGATCAAGCTGGCCGCCGCGGCACAGCACCTGCTGGCGCGCCTGAACGCAGGCCCGCAGGAAGCCTCGTGA
- a CDS encoding AEC family transporter, which produces MQNLLDVILPVFLLIGFGYVAVWRGLFPVSGIDGVMRFTQSFAIPCLLFQAISRLDLGSDFSPALLVSFYAGATICFGLGLFGSRLLLGRPWEDCVAIGFCCLFSNSVLLGLPIAERAYGPDALTGNYAIIAVHSPFCYALGITVMEVVLNRGQSKARLALSVGRAMFSNALVLAIMAGFVVNFSGVPIPDVVDDALSLIARAALPAALFALGGVLIQYRPEGDKIAITLVCLITLLVHPALVWAFGSALSLPQDAFRSGVLTAAMAPGFNAYIFANMYGRGRRVAASSVLIATALSLLSVWLWLEALA; this is translated from the coding sequence GTGCAGAACCTGCTCGATGTCATCCTGCCCGTCTTCCTGCTCATCGGTTTCGGCTATGTCGCCGTCTGGCGCGGGTTGTTTCCGGTCAGCGGCATCGACGGGGTCATGCGCTTTACCCAAAGCTTCGCGATCCCCTGCCTGCTGTTCCAGGCGATCTCCAGGCTCGACCTTGGCAGCGATTTCAGCCCGGCGTTGCTGGTCAGCTTCTACGCGGGCGCGACGATCTGTTTTGGGCTCGGCCTGTTCGGGTCGCGCCTGCTGCTGGGCCGCCCCTGGGAGGATTGCGTGGCCATCGGATTCTGCTGCCTGTTCTCCAACTCCGTCCTGCTGGGGCTGCCGATCGCAGAACGCGCCTACGGGCCGGATGCGCTGACCGGCAATTACGCCATCATCGCCGTTCATTCGCCCTTCTGCTACGCGCTGGGGATCACCGTGATGGAAGTCGTCCTGAACCGCGGCCAGTCCAAGGCCCGCCTTGCGCTCTCCGTGGGGCGCGCAATGTTCAGCAATGCGCTGGTGCTGGCGATCATGGCGGGCTTTGTGGTGAACTTCTCCGGGGTGCCCATCCCGGACGTCGTGGACGACGCGCTGTCGCTGATTGCCCGCGCCGCGCTGCCCGCCGCACTGTTTGCCCTGGGCGGCGTGCTGATCCAGTATCGCCCCGAAGGCGACAAGATCGCCATCACGCTGGTCTGCCTGATCACGCTTCTGGTGCACCCCGCGCTGGTCTGGGCGTTCGGCAGCGCCCTGTCCCTGCCGCAGGACGCATTCCGGTCCGGCGTGCTGACCGCCGCCATGGCACCGGGGTTCAACGCCTATATCTTTGCCAACATGTATGGCAGGGGCCGCCGCGTCGCCGCGTCTTCGGTGCTGATCGCGACCGCGCTTTCGCTGCTGAGCGTCTGGTTGTGGCTGGAGGCACTGGCCTGA
- a CDS encoding amidase — MTDPATLDAIAARQLIGRKQLSPVELADACIARVEATDHAVNALIARDFDVVMDRARHAERQVMAGAPLGPLHGLPFAVKDMIDVAGLPTTFGSEAFADNIASADSAIVTAMRRAGAVPLGKTNTPEWSAGANTRNRVNGVTANPYDLTRTCAGSSGGSAVALACGYAPLATGSDTGGSLRNPAAYCGVVGFRPSPGVVPGDTRPAGLLPLPTSGPMARSVADAGLMLSVLARPDTNDPFTAVIEGRTLWDAAGFANLPRRDSCSLRIAVTEDYGFAPTERLIRAHFRAILPKLTPHLGHVTEATPDCTDADRIFSVLRGVQFLGTQAQLLDDSPELVGPNVADNVREGRSYSAEDVAQALFAQAHYHRSWQAFFDSYDYIVSPAVTISPRPWRELFPTEIDGTPTKSYYHWLAMAYASTIPGHPSITIPCGMDANGMPFGLQIVGRRHDDLGVLAVAAELEAIIAGTDMAVPPPDLAALRAAPPLSQAEAFLTFD, encoded by the coding sequence ATGACCGACCCCGCCACCCTTGACGCCATCGCGGCACGCCAGCTGATCGGTCGCAAACAGCTGTCTCCGGTCGAACTGGCCGACGCCTGCATCGCCCGGGTCGAAGCGACGGACCACGCGGTGAACGCGCTGATCGCGCGGGATTTCGATGTCGTGATGGACCGTGCGCGTCACGCCGAACGGCAGGTGATGGCAGGCGCGCCGCTGGGTCCGCTGCACGGGCTGCCCTTTGCCGTGAAGGACATGATCGACGTGGCAGGTCTGCCCACGACCTTCGGGTCCGAAGCCTTTGCCGACAACATCGCCTCTGCCGACAGTGCCATCGTGACCGCCATGCGGCGGGCAGGGGCCGTGCCGCTGGGCAAGACGAACACACCGGAATGGAGCGCGGGGGCCAACACCCGCAACCGCGTGAACGGGGTGACGGCGAACCCCTATGACCTGACGCGGACCTGTGCGGGGTCCTCGGGCGGTTCCGCCGTCGCACTTGCCTGCGGATACGCGCCCTTGGCAACGGGGTCCGACACGGGGGGCAGCCTGCGCAATCCCGCCGCCTATTGCGGTGTCGTGGGCTTCCGGCCCAGTCCTGGCGTGGTGCCCGGTGATACCCGACCGGCCGGGCTGCTGCCCTTGCCCACGTCGGGGCCGATGGCCCGCAGCGTCGCGGACGCGGGCCTGATGTTGTCGGTCCTGGCCCGCCCGGACACCAACGATCCGTTCACCGCGGTGATCGAGGGGCGCACGCTCTGGGATGCCGCAGGCTTTGCCAATCTGCCGCGCCGCGACAGCTGTTCGCTGCGCATCGCCGTGACCGAGGATTACGGCTTTGCCCCGACAGAGCGTCTGATCCGCGCACATTTCCGCGCCATCCTGCCCAAGCTGACGCCCCACCTGGGCCATGTGACCGAAGCGACCCCGGATTGCACCGACGCCGACCGCATCTTTTCGGTCCTGCGCGGGGTGCAGTTTCTGGGCACCCAGGCGCAGCTGTTGGACGACAGCCCGGAGCTGGTCGGCCCCAACGTCGCCGACAATGTCCGCGAAGGCCGCAGCTATTCCGCCGAAGACGTGGCACAGGCGCTGTTCGCGCAGGCGCACTATCACCGCAGCTGGCAGGCCTTTTTCGACAGCTACGACTACATCGTCTCGCCCGCCGTCACCATCAGCCCGCGCCCCTGGCGGGAACTTTTCCCGACCGAGATCGACGGGACCCCGACCAAGAGCTACTATCACTGGCTGGCAATGGCTTATGCATCGACGATCCCCGGCCACCCCTCCATCACCATACCCTGCGGCATGGACGCCAACGGGATGCCCTTCGGGCTTCAGATCGTGGGGCGGCGGCATGACGATCTGGGCGTCCTGGCCGTGGCTGCCGAACTTGAGGCGATCATCGCCGGGACGGACATGGCCGTGCCGCCGCCGGACCTAGCCGCGCTGCGCGCCGCGCCGCCATTGTCACAGGCAGAGGCTTTCCTTACCTTCGACTGA
- a CDS encoding SMI1/KNR4 family protein, producing the protein MRKGRKPTPSTLAPDTLDLLERVLDARLPPAYRDWLATRNGQLPEKRLITFVENGKETDTRLHYLYAVNSEHDYDDLWHFNSNYGGDFRPRYLSIGGDTFGNAILLAVKGPNHRQVFFSDHEVPFDVGLHFIAPGFEAFIDGLTEG; encoded by the coding sequence ATGAGGAAAGGCCGCAAACCGACGCCATCCACCCTCGCGCCCGATACACTCGATCTGCTGGAACGTGTGCTCGACGCCAGGCTTCCCCCAGCATACCGAGACTGGCTTGCCACGCGCAACGGGCAGTTGCCCGAAAAACGCCTGATTACCTTCGTGGAAAACGGGAAAGAGACCGACACCCGACTGCACTATCTCTACGCAGTGAACTCCGAACACGACTATGATGACCTGTGGCACTTCAACTCGAATTACGGCGGTGATTTCCGGCCACGGTATCTGAGCATCGGAGGGGACACCTTCGGAAATGCCATCCTTCTGGCTGTCAAGGGGCCGAACCACAGGCAGGTCTTCTTTAGCGATCACGAAGTTCCCTTCGACGTCGGCCTGCATTTCATCGCCCCCGGTTTCGAGGCCTTCATCGACGGATTGACGGAAGGCTGA
- a CDS encoding TatD family hydrolase, translating to MTPQITDSHCHLDFPDFEGQLPQVIARAAEAGVTRMVTICTKLRNEPAVRAIAEAHAPVFYAAGTHPMSAAAEPLVSVDDLLALTRHPKMVGIGETGLDYHYTSESAEVQKTSLRIHIAAARESGLPLIIHARDADDDMAAILSEEYANGAYSCVMHCFSSSEALARTALDLGFYLSMSGITAFPKSGALRDIFAAAPLDRILVETDAPYLAPPPHRGKTNEPAFTAHTARRAAETFGLDYADFARRTQANFDRLFRKAAQYDRAA from the coding sequence ATGACTCCCCAGATTACCGACAGCCACTGTCACCTCGATTTCCCCGATTTCGAAGGCCAGTTGCCGCAGGTCATCGCCCGCGCGGCGGAGGCGGGCGTGACGCGGATGGTCACGATCTGCACGAAACTGCGCAATGAACCTGCCGTGCGGGCCATCGCCGAGGCTCATGCGCCGGTTTTCTATGCCGCGGGGACGCACCCGATGTCCGCCGCCGCCGAGCCGCTGGTCAGTGTGGACGACCTGCTGGCGCTGACCCGGCATCCCAAGATGGTCGGCATCGGCGAAACCGGGCTTGACTATCACTACACTTCCGAAAGCGCCGAGGTGCAGAAGACCTCGCTGCGTATCCACATCGCCGCCGCCCGCGAGAGCGGCCTGCCGCTGATCATACATGCCCGCGACGCCGATGACGACATGGCCGCGATCCTGTCCGAAGAATACGCCAACGGTGCCTACAGCTGTGTGATGCATTGCTTTTCCTCGTCGGAGGCGCTGGCCCGGACGGCGCTCGACCTGGGGTTCTACCTCAGCATGTCGGGGATCACCGCCTTTCCCAAGTCCGGCGCGCTGCGCGACATCTTTGCCGCGGCGCCGCTGGACCGCATCCTGGTCGAGACCGACGCCCCCTACCTTGCGCCGCCGCCGCACCGGGGCAAGACCAACGAGCCCGCCTTCACCGCCCATACCGCGCGCCGCGCCGCCGAAACCTTCGGCCTCGACTATGCCGATTTCGCGCGCCGGACACAGGCGAACTTTGACCGGCTGTTCCGCAAGGCCGCGCAATACGATCGGGCCGCCTGA
- the tmk gene encoding dTMP kinase — translation MSSQGLFISFEGIDGSGKSTQARLLADHLRDTGRDVILTREPGGSPGAEEIRALVLQGDPDRWSAETEILLFTAARRDHVERTIRPALAAGKVVVCDRFADSTRMYQGMSRGDLRGVVDSLHDLMIGLEPDLTILIDMDPSEGLSRALSRRGAEERFEDFGEDLQKAMRAGFLALADEFSDRYRIVDGARDVEAVAADVRAVAERFGSLRPA, via the coding sequence GTGAGCAGCCAGGGGCTGTTCATCAGCTTCGAAGGCATCGACGGGTCGGGCAAATCCACCCAGGCCAGGCTTCTCGCCGATCATCTGCGCGATACCGGGCGTGACGTGATCCTGACGCGCGAGCCCGGCGGGTCCCCCGGGGCCGAAGAAATCCGCGCGCTGGTGCTGCAGGGCGATCCCGATCGCTGGTCGGCAGAGACCGAGATCCTGCTTTTCACCGCCGCGCGCCGCGACCACGTTGAACGCACGATCCGCCCCGCTCTGGCGGCGGGCAAGGTTGTCGTCTGCGACCGCTTTGCCGATTCAACACGGATGTATCAGGGCATGTCGCGCGGCGACCTGCGTGGCGTGGTGGACAGCCTGCACGATCTTATGATCGGCCTGGAGCCGGACCTGACCATCCTGATCGACATGGACCCGTCGGAAGGGCTCAGCCGCGCGCTTTCCCGCAGGGGGGCCGAGGAACGGTTCGAGGATTTCGGCGAAGACTTGCAAAAGGCCATGCGCGCCGGGTTTCTGGCACTGGCCGATGAATTCTCTGACCGCTACCGGATCGTCGACGGCGCACGGGATGTCGAGGCCGTCGCCGCCGATGTCCGCGCGGTGGCGGAGCGGTTTGGCTCCCTGCGGCCCGCCTGA
- a CDS encoding short-chain dehydrogenase/reductase: MDLELTGKHVLVTGASKGIGLETARVFAAEGARVTLVSRRAEALEAAVQQVKGQTGGAVDYIAADLSDDRARADLFDAAPDIDILVNNAGAIRSGPLSDRTMDDWRTGFELKVWGYIHLCMLYAPRMRARGAGTIINVIGMGGRAVRSSYIIGAAGNAALIGFTNALGAETPQDNVRVFGINPSATLTDRMTDRLRAAAKDRLGDENRWEELLDPDRFPFGRPAQAQEIASLAVLLASAKVHYLSGTVVDIDGGGQWAG, encoded by the coding sequence ATGGATCTTGAACTGACGGGAAAGCATGTGCTGGTGACTGGCGCCTCCAAGGGGATCGGTCTGGAAACCGCCCGGGTCTTCGCGGCGGAGGGCGCGCGGGTGACACTGGTATCGCGGCGTGCCGAGGCGTTGGAGGCGGCGGTTCAGCAGGTGAAAGGACAGACTGGCGGCGCGGTCGATTACATCGCCGCCGATCTCTCCGACGACAGGGCGCGCGCAGACCTTTTCGATGCCGCGCCGGATATCGACATACTGGTCAACAACGCCGGTGCCATCAGGTCGGGCCCGCTGTCGGACCGCACGATGGACGACTGGCGCACCGGGTTCGAGCTGAAGGTCTGGGGGTACATCCACCTCTGCATGCTCTATGCGCCGCGGATGCGGGCGCGGGGCGCGGGCACCATCATCAACGTCATCGGCATGGGCGGCCGGGCGGTGCGGTCGTCCTATATCATCGGGGCCGCAGGCAACGCGGCGCTGATCGGGTTTACCAACGCGCTGGGGGCCGAGACGCCACAGGACAACGTGCGGGTCTTCGGCATCAACCCCTCCGCCACGCTCACCGACCGGATGACCGACCGCCTGCGCGCCGCAGCAAAGGATCGCCTCGGCGATGAGAACCGCTGGGAAGAGCTGCTTGACCCGGACAGGTTCCCCTTCGGCAGGCCCGCCCAGGCGCAGGAAATCGCGTCGCTTGCCGTCCTGCTGGCCAGCGCGAAGGTGCATTACCTGTCGGGCACCGTGGTCGACATCGACGGCGGCGGCCAATGGGCGGGGTAA
- a CDS encoding DNA polymerase III subunit delta': MSDDALPPDQISGAAHPRDTQVLIGQTEAEAAFLDAWTTGKLHHAWLLTGPRGVGKATLAWRIARFLLATPDADAGGMFATPTPTTLEIPADHPVSRRIASGGEGALKSVIRTVNPDTKRMRKQIVVDDIRALNGFFQLSAADGGRRVVIVDNADEMNVNAANALLKMLEEPPERATLLLISHQPSGLLPTIRSRCRTLRLGTLSPDQMAAALSASDVAVEGDPAALAELSVGSVGGALRLSLMGGLQIYAELVALLSSMPRLDRARAIKLAEAAAQRGAEEKLTLLFSLIDLMLARLARTGATGAAPETEAAPNEAQALTRLAPTPQQGRVWANLAQEVSDRAQHGLAVNLDPAALVLDTLHRIAEHAPR; encoded by the coding sequence ATGAGCGACGATGCCCTTCCCCCGGATCAAATCAGCGGTGCAGCGCACCCGCGCGATACGCAGGTCCTGATTGGCCAGACAGAGGCCGAGGCCGCGTTCCTGGATGCCTGGACCACCGGCAAGCTGCACCACGCCTGGCTTCTGACCGGGCCGCGCGGCGTGGGAAAGGCGACGCTGGCGTGGCGCATCGCGCGGTTCCTGCTGGCCACGCCCGACGCCGACGCGGGCGGGATGTTCGCCACGCCCACGCCCACCACGCTTGAGATCCCCGCCGATCACCCGGTGTCGCGGCGCATTGCCTCGGGCGGCGAAGGGGCGCTGAAATCGGTGATCCGGACCGTGAACCCGGACACCAAACGGATGCGCAAGCAGATTGTCGTCGACGACATCCGCGCGCTGAACGGCTTTTTCCAGCTTTCCGCCGCTGACGGCGGCCGCAGAGTGGTCATCGTCGATAACGCGGACGAGATGAACGTGAACGCCGCCAACGCGCTGTTGAAAATGCTGGAGGAACCCCCCGAACGTGCCACGCTATTGCTGATCAGCCACCAGCCTTCTGGGTTGTTGCCCACAATCCGGTCGCGCTGCCGCACGCTTCGGCTGGGCACCCTTTCGCCGGATCAGATGGCGGCGGCGCTGTCGGCGTCGGATGTGGCGGTCGAGGGCGATCCGGCGGCGCTGGCGGAACTCTCCGTCGGATCGGTCGGCGGGGCGCTGAGGCTGTCGCTGATGGGTGGGCTGCAGATCTACGCGGAACTGGTGGCGCTGCTGTCGTCGATGCCGCGCCTGGACCGCGCCCGCGCGATCAAGCTGGCCGAAGCCGCGGCCCAGCGGGGGGCGGAGGAAAAATTGACGCTGCTGTTCAGCCTGATCGACCTGATGCTGGCGCGGCTCGCCCGCACGGGCGCGACCGGTGCCGCGCCGGAGACAGAGGCCGCGCCGAACGAGGCGCAGGCATTGACCCGGCTGGCCCCCACGCCGCAGCAGGGCCGCGTCTGGGCCAACCTCGCGCAGGAAGTTTCCGATCGTGCGCAGCACGGGCTGGCGGTCAACCTTGACCCTGCCGCCTTGGTCCTAGATACCCTGCACAGGATCGCAGAACACGCGCCGCGATAG